A genomic region of Arachis stenosperma cultivar V10309 chromosome 9, arast.V10309.gnm1.PFL2, whole genome shotgun sequence contains the following coding sequences:
- the LOC130950495 gene encoding protein EMSY-LIKE 3 isoform X4 has product MEFDRSDSNDDFPPSHRNKFKQADHATGNGRLAAVGSGPFPRVQNDMETQIHNIEQEAYTSVLRAFKAQSDAITWEKESLITELRKELRVSDEEHRELLSRVNADDIIREIREWRKTSGLQPGAVNTSQPVHDHIPSPTVSAPHKKQKTSQSVASLSLGAPSPIVQPSSSTARQGPPSGGKTKKPKSLPSTGLASRSQVTNRGGCSGAFATNQPPEATSYDPMIGRKVWTRWPDDNHFYEAVITDYNASEGRHALVYDMNARNETWEWVNLKEISPKDIRWEGEDPGISQRGVRAGPGRGIKKSVSRGGAVTVVGRGRGMTKVLKKNFISSQTNGSRRKPTSDIELLHTDTLIKEVEKIFSANHPDPVDMEKAKKMLKEHEQALVNAIARLGDASDGESDGEPPFSQVQSTDREIGRKKRKHDHLGGVSVGKLPTDGSASSAHPREDRHYR; this is encoded by the exons ATGGAATTTGATCGCTCCGATAGCA ATGATGATTTTCCTCCTTCCCATCGAAACAAATTCAAACAAGCAGATCATGCAACCGGAAACGGAAGATTAGCAGCTGTAGGTTCTGGTCCATTTCCTAGGGTGCAAAATGACATGGAAACCCAAATCCACAACATTGAGCAAGAAGCATACACCTCTGTTCTGCGGGCTTTTAAAGCTCAATCTGATGCAATTACTTGG GAAAAAGAAAGTTTAATTACAGAGCTTAGGAAGGAGCTCCGTGTATCAGATGAAGAACACAGAGAACTTCTATCCAGGGTCAACGCCGATGACATCATCCGCGAGATAAG GGAGTGGAGAAAGACAAGTGGACTCCAACCAGGCGCAGTAAATACTTCTCAACCGGTTCACGACCACATACCCAGCCCTACTGTTTCTGCTCCTCATAAGAAACAAAAAACTTCACAATCTGTAGCTTCGTTATCATTGGGTGCACCATCACCAATAGTTCAACCATCGTCATCCACGGCGAGGCAAGGACCTCCATCAGGAGGAAAGACTAAAAAGCCAAAATCA TTACCTTCTACAGGTCTTGCTAGCAGAAGCCAGGTCACTAATCGGGGGGGTTGTTCAGGTGCCTTCGCAACAAATCAGCCTCCTGAAGCAACCTCTTATGATCCTATGATCGGAAGGAAGGTTTGGACAAGGTGGCCTGACGACAACCACTTCTACGAAGCTGTTATTACTGATTATAATGCATCCGAG GGTCGGCATGCCTTGGTCTATGATATGAATGCAAGAAATGAGACCTGGGAATGGGTCAATCTAAAAGAG ATATCTCCTAAAGATATTCGATGGGAAGGTGAAGATCCTGGAATATCCCAAAGAGGTGTTCGGGCTGGTCCAGGTAGAGGGATAAAGAAGTCTGTGTCTCGTGGTGGTGCCGTTACAGTTGTTGGGAGAGGTAGGGGAATGACAAAGGTTCTTAAGAAAAATTTCATTTCATCACAAACAAATGGGAGCAGGAGGAAACCTACAAGTGATATTGAGTTACTCCACACAGATACCCTTATCAAGGAG GTTGAAAAGATTTTTAGCGCCAATCATCCGGATCCGGTAGATATGGAGAAAGCAAAGAAAATGCTCAAA GAACATGAACAAGCTCTTGTTAATGCAATTGCCAGGCTCGGGGATGCATCTGACGGTGAAAGTG ATGGAGAGCCTCCATTTTCCCAAGTACAGTCCACAGATCGGGAAATAGGGCGGAAGAAGCGAAAGCATGATCATTTGGGTGGTGTTTCTGTTGGCAAGTTGCCGACGGATGGCAGTGCTTCGTCTGCTCACCCACGTGAAGACAGACATTATAGATGA
- the LOC130950497 gene encoding uncharacterized protein LOC130950497, whose product MSNYTVESFMVDSTDGVKLRTRLFKPSEGHGSPTMAIVLVHPYSVLGGSQGLLKGIASGLAENGYVAVTFDMRGVGRSTGRASLTGFSEVNDVVSVSNWVSNHLSLRKILLVGSSAGAPIAGSAVDKIEQVIGYVSIGYPFGITASILFGRHHKAIIQSQKPKLFIMGTQDGFTSVKQLRNKLSSAAGRVEMHLIDGVGHFQMEGPAYDAQMVDLIVKFAASL is encoded by the exons ATGTCGAACTACACAGTGGAGTCATTCATGGTGGATTCCACAGATGGGGTCAAGCTCCGCACGCGCCTCTTCAAACCGTCAGAGGGACACGGATCCCCAACCATGGCCATCGTGCTCGTTCACCCCTACTCCGTCTTGGGTGGTTCGCAGGGCCTCCTCAAGGGGATCGCCTCCGGTTTAGCCGAAAACGGTTACGTCGCCGTCACCTTCGACATGAGAGGCGTCGGCAGGTCTACTGGCAGAGCTTCTCTCACCGGCTTTTCCGAAGTTAACGACGTCGTTTCCGTCTCTAATTGGGTCTCCAACCACCTCTCTCTCCGCAAGATCCTCTTGGTTGGTTCTTCCGCCG GTGCTCCTATTGCTGGCTCCGCTGTTGATAAGATAGAACAAGTCATTGGTTATGTAAGCATTGGTTATCCATTTGGAATCACTGCATCAATCCTCTTTGGAAGACACCACAAAGCTATTATACAGTCCCAGAAACCAAAACTCTTCATTATGGGAACACAGGATGGATTCACCAGTGTCAAGCAGCTCAGAAATAAGCTTAGTTCTGCCGCCGGTCGCGTCGAAATGCACCTCATCGATGGAGTTGGCCATTTCCAAATGGAAGGGCCTGCTTATGATGCTCAGATGGTTGATCTCATTGTCAAATTCGCTGCATCATTATAG
- the LOC130950495 gene encoding protein EMSY-LIKE 3 isoform X5 — protein sequence MEFDRSDSSGTDDDFPPSHRNKFKQADHATGNGRLAAVGSGPFPRVQNDMETQIHNIEQEAYTSVLRAFKAQSDAITWEKESLITELRKELRVSDEEHRELLSRVNADDIIREIREWRKTSGLQPGAVNTSQPVHDHIPSPTVSAPHKKQKTSQSVASLSLGAPSPIVQPSSSTARQGPPSGGKTKKPKSLPSTGLASRSQVTNRGGCSGAFATNQPPEATSYDPMIGRKVWTRWPDDNHFYEAVITDYNASEISPKDIRWEGEDPGISQRGVRAGPGRGIKKSVSRGGAVTVVGRGRGMTKVLKKNFISSQTNGSRRKPTSDIELLHTDTLIKEVEKIFSANHPDPVDMEKAKKMLKEHEQALVNAIARLGDASDGESDGEPPFSQVQSTDREIGRKKRKHDHLGGVSVGKLPTDGSASSAHPREDRHYR from the exons ATGGAATTTGATCGCTCCGATAGCAGTG GAACAGATGATGATTTTCCTCCTTCCCATCGAAACAAATTCAAACAAGCAGATCATGCAACCGGAAACGGAAGATTAGCAGCTGTAGGTTCTGGTCCATTTCCTAGGGTGCAAAATGACATGGAAACCCAAATCCACAACATTGAGCAAGAAGCATACACCTCTGTTCTGCGGGCTTTTAAAGCTCAATCTGATGCAATTACTTGG GAAAAAGAAAGTTTAATTACAGAGCTTAGGAAGGAGCTCCGTGTATCAGATGAAGAACACAGAGAACTTCTATCCAGGGTCAACGCCGATGACATCATCCGCGAGATAAG GGAGTGGAGAAAGACAAGTGGACTCCAACCAGGCGCAGTAAATACTTCTCAACCGGTTCACGACCACATACCCAGCCCTACTGTTTCTGCTCCTCATAAGAAACAAAAAACTTCACAATCTGTAGCTTCGTTATCATTGGGTGCACCATCACCAATAGTTCAACCATCGTCATCCACGGCGAGGCAAGGACCTCCATCAGGAGGAAAGACTAAAAAGCCAAAATCA TTACCTTCTACAGGTCTTGCTAGCAGAAGCCAGGTCACTAATCGGGGGGGTTGTTCAGGTGCCTTCGCAACAAATCAGCCTCCTGAAGCAACCTCTTATGATCCTATGATCGGAAGGAAGGTTTGGACAAGGTGGCCTGACGACAACCACTTCTACGAAGCTGTTATTACTGATTATAATGCATCCGAG ATATCTCCTAAAGATATTCGATGGGAAGGTGAAGATCCTGGAATATCCCAAAGAGGTGTTCGGGCTGGTCCAGGTAGAGGGATAAAGAAGTCTGTGTCTCGTGGTGGTGCCGTTACAGTTGTTGGGAGAGGTAGGGGAATGACAAAGGTTCTTAAGAAAAATTTCATTTCATCACAAACAAATGGGAGCAGGAGGAAACCTACAAGTGATATTGAGTTACTCCACACAGATACCCTTATCAAGGAG GTTGAAAAGATTTTTAGCGCCAATCATCCGGATCCGGTAGATATGGAGAAAGCAAAGAAAATGCTCAAA GAACATGAACAAGCTCTTGTTAATGCAATTGCCAGGCTCGGGGATGCATCTGACGGTGAAAGTG ATGGAGAGCCTCCATTTTCCCAAGTACAGTCCACAGATCGGGAAATAGGGCGGAAGAAGCGAAAGCATGATCATTTGGGTGGTGTTTCTGTTGGCAAGTTGCCGACGGATGGCAGTGCTTCGTCTGCTCACCCACGTGAAGACAGACATTATAGATGA
- the LOC130951089 gene encoding uncharacterized protein LOC130951089: MVMPLSPSLTSTFAHFHFSFSLKTSLFLRRARVNLPLYPRRSTRTRISFACRASSMEESPSSLDSLTHRLSTHTLQSHSKKKLHLLDWDHSFVKELPSDPRTDSFPREVLHACYTKVSPSAEVDDPQLVAWSEPVADLLDLDHKEFERPDFPNIFSGATPLVGALPYAQCYGGHQFGMWAGQLGDGRAITLGEILNSKSERWELQLKGAGKTPYSRFADGLAVLRSSVREFLCSEAMHHLGIPTTRALCLVTTGKLVTRDMFYDGNPKEEPGAIVCRVAQSFLRFGSYQIHASRGEEDLGIVRDLADYAIRHHFPHIENMSKSEGLSFSTGDEDHSVVDLTSNKYAAWVVEVAERTASLIAKWQGVGFTHGVLNTDNMSILGLTIDYGPFGFLDAFDPSFTPNTTDLPGRRYCFANQPDIGLWNLAQFTTTLSAAQLINEKEANYAMERYGTKFMDDYQAIMTKKLGLPKYNKQLISKLLSNMAVDKVDYTNFFRTLSNIKADTSIPDDELLIPLKSVLLDIGNERKEAWTSWLKAYIHELSTSDISDDQRKASMNSVNPKFILRNYLCQTAIDAAEIGDFSEVRRLLKLVEHPFDEQPGMEKYARLPPAWAYRPGVCMLSCSS, from the exons ATGGTAATGCCGCTGTCTCCGAGCCTCACGAGTACCTTCGCCCATTTtcatttctctttctctctcaaaACATCACTCTTTCTGCGACGCGCCAGGGTCAATTTACCATTGTACCCTCGCCGCTCCACTCGCACTCGAATCTCATTTGCATGCAGAGCATCTTCCATGGAGGAATCCCCCTCCTCCCTTGACTCCCTCACCCACCGCCTCTCCACTCACACTCTCCAATCCCACTCCAAGAAGAAGCTCCACCTTCTCGATTGGGACCATTCCTTCGTCAAAGAACTTCCCTCTGATCCCAGAACCGATTCCTTCCCTAGAGAG GTGCTGCATGCTTGTTATACCAAGGTTTCACCCTCAGCTGAGGTAGATGATCCCCAACTTGTAGCGTGGTCCGAACCCGTTGCTGACCTCCTTGATTTGGACCATAAAGA ATTTGAAAGGCCTGATTTTCCCAATATTTTCTCTGGTGCAACACCATTGGTTGGAGC GTTGCCTTATGCTCAGTGCTATGGTGGACATCAATTTGGTATGTGGGCTGGGCAGTTGGGGGATGGTAGGGCAATTACACTGGGGGAAATACTGAACTCAAAGTCTGAAAGGTGGGAGCTACAACTCAAAGGTGCTGGGAAGACTCCTTACAGTCGGTTTGCTGACGGCCTTGCGGTGCTACGTAGTAGTGTACGGGAGTTCCTTTGTAGTGAAGCAATGCACCACCTGGGGATTCCAACAACCCGCGCCCTTTGTCTTGTGACCACTGGGAAGCTGGTCACTCGAGACATGTTTTATGA TGGCAACCCGAAGGAAGAACCTGGTGCAATTGTATGCAGAGTTGCCCAATCTTTTCTCCGTTTCGGGTCATACCAAATACATGCCTCCAGAGGTGAAGAGGATCTAGGTATTGTCCGTGATTTGGCAGACTATGCTATTAGACACCATTTTCCTCATATTGAGAACATGAGTAAGAGTGAAGGCTTATCTTTTAGCactggtgatgaagatcattcTGTTGTGGATCTTACTTCAAACAAGTATGCAG CCTGGGTGGTGGAGGTTGCCGAACGTACTGCTTCCTTGATTGCGAAATGGCAGGGGGTTGGTTTCACTCATGGTGTGCTGAACACTGATAACATGAGCATTTTGGGTCTTACTATCGATTATGGTCCATTTGGCTTTTTGGATGCTTTTGATCCTAGCTTTACCCCAAATACCACAGATCTTCCAGGTAGAAGATACTGTTTTGCAAACCAGCCTGACATTGGTTTGTGGAATCTTGCACAATTCACAACAACTCTATCAGCTGCTCAGCTAATAAATGAGAAGGAGGCGAATTATGCGATGGAAAG GTATGGAACGAAATTTATGGATGATTATCAAGCTATAATGACCAAGAAGCTTGGCCTCCCTAAATATAATAAGCAGCTGATCAGTAAACTTCTTAGTAATATGGCTGTAGATAAGGTTGATTACACAAACTTCTTTCGGACACTTTCAAATATTAAAGCAGATACCAGCATTCCAGATGATGAGTTGTTGATCCCACTGAAGTCTGTACTATTAGATATTGGCAACGAGCGGAAAGAAGCATGGACCAGTTGGTTGAAGGCTTACATACATGAG CTCTCGACCAGTGACATTTCCGATGATCAGAGGAAGGCCTCGATGAATTCCGTGAACCCTAAATTTATTCTCAGAAACTATCTATGCCAGACTGCAATCGACGCTGCAGAAATAGGTGATTTTAGCGAAGTTCGCCGGTTGCTCAAGTTAGTTGAGCATCCCTTTGATGAGCAGCCAGGAATGGAAAAATATGCCCGGTTGCCGCCAGCATGGGCATATCGACCCGGTGTGTGTATGCTTTCCTGCTCTTCCTGA
- the LOC130950495 gene encoding protein EMSY-LIKE 3 isoform X2: protein MEFDRSDSRTDDDFPPSHRNKFKQADHATGNGRLAAVGSGPFPRVQNDMETQIHNIEQEAYTSVLRAFKAQSDAITWEKESLITELRKELRVSDEEHRELLSRVNADDIIREIREWRKTSGLQPGAVNTSQPVHDHIPSPTVSAPHKKQKTSQSVASLSLGAPSPIVQPSSSTARQGPPSGGKTKKPKSLPSTGLASRSQVTNRGGCSGAFATNQPPEATSYDPMIGRKVWTRWPDDNHFYEAVITDYNASEGRHALVYDMNARNETWEWVNLKEISPKDIRWEGEDPGISQRGVRAGPGRGIKKSVSRGGAVTVVGRGRGMTKVLKKNFISSQTNGSRRKPTSDIELLHTDTLIKEVEKIFSANHPDPVDMEKAKKMLKEHEQALVNAIARLGDASDGESDGEPPFSQVQSTDREIGRKKRKHDHLGGVSVGKLPTDGSASSAHPREDRHYR, encoded by the exons ATGGAATTTGATCGCTCCGATAGCA GAACAGATGATGATTTTCCTCCTTCCCATCGAAACAAATTCAAACAAGCAGATCATGCAACCGGAAACGGAAGATTAGCAGCTGTAGGTTCTGGTCCATTTCCTAGGGTGCAAAATGACATGGAAACCCAAATCCACAACATTGAGCAAGAAGCATACACCTCTGTTCTGCGGGCTTTTAAAGCTCAATCTGATGCAATTACTTGG GAAAAAGAAAGTTTAATTACAGAGCTTAGGAAGGAGCTCCGTGTATCAGATGAAGAACACAGAGAACTTCTATCCAGGGTCAACGCCGATGACATCATCCGCGAGATAAG GGAGTGGAGAAAGACAAGTGGACTCCAACCAGGCGCAGTAAATACTTCTCAACCGGTTCACGACCACATACCCAGCCCTACTGTTTCTGCTCCTCATAAGAAACAAAAAACTTCACAATCTGTAGCTTCGTTATCATTGGGTGCACCATCACCAATAGTTCAACCATCGTCATCCACGGCGAGGCAAGGACCTCCATCAGGAGGAAAGACTAAAAAGCCAAAATCA TTACCTTCTACAGGTCTTGCTAGCAGAAGCCAGGTCACTAATCGGGGGGGTTGTTCAGGTGCCTTCGCAACAAATCAGCCTCCTGAAGCAACCTCTTATGATCCTATGATCGGAAGGAAGGTTTGGACAAGGTGGCCTGACGACAACCACTTCTACGAAGCTGTTATTACTGATTATAATGCATCCGAG GGTCGGCATGCCTTGGTCTATGATATGAATGCAAGAAATGAGACCTGGGAATGGGTCAATCTAAAAGAG ATATCTCCTAAAGATATTCGATGGGAAGGTGAAGATCCTGGAATATCCCAAAGAGGTGTTCGGGCTGGTCCAGGTAGAGGGATAAAGAAGTCTGTGTCTCGTGGTGGTGCCGTTACAGTTGTTGGGAGAGGTAGGGGAATGACAAAGGTTCTTAAGAAAAATTTCATTTCATCACAAACAAATGGGAGCAGGAGGAAACCTACAAGTGATATTGAGTTACTCCACACAGATACCCTTATCAAGGAG GTTGAAAAGATTTTTAGCGCCAATCATCCGGATCCGGTAGATATGGAGAAAGCAAAGAAAATGCTCAAA GAACATGAACAAGCTCTTGTTAATGCAATTGCCAGGCTCGGGGATGCATCTGACGGTGAAAGTG ATGGAGAGCCTCCATTTTCCCAAGTACAGTCCACAGATCGGGAAATAGGGCGGAAGAAGCGAAAGCATGATCATTTGGGTGGTGTTTCTGTTGGCAAGTTGCCGACGGATGGCAGTGCTTCGTCTGCTCACCCACGTGAAGACAGACATTATAGATGA
- the LOC130950495 gene encoding protein EMSY-LIKE 3 isoform X3 — protein sequence MEFDRSDSSDDDFPPSHRNKFKQADHATGNGRLAAVGSGPFPRVQNDMETQIHNIEQEAYTSVLRAFKAQSDAITWEKESLITELRKELRVSDEEHRELLSRVNADDIIREIREWRKTSGLQPGAVNTSQPVHDHIPSPTVSAPHKKQKTSQSVASLSLGAPSPIVQPSSSTARQGPPSGGKTKKPKSLPSTGLASRSQVTNRGGCSGAFATNQPPEATSYDPMIGRKVWTRWPDDNHFYEAVITDYNASEGRHALVYDMNARNETWEWVNLKEISPKDIRWEGEDPGISQRGVRAGPGRGIKKSVSRGGAVTVVGRGRGMTKVLKKNFISSQTNGSRRKPTSDIELLHTDTLIKEVEKIFSANHPDPVDMEKAKKMLKEHEQALVNAIARLGDASDGESDGEPPFSQVQSTDREIGRKKRKHDHLGGVSVGKLPTDGSASSAHPREDRHYR from the exons ATGGAATTTGATCGCTCCGATAGCAGTG ATGATGATTTTCCTCCTTCCCATCGAAACAAATTCAAACAAGCAGATCATGCAACCGGAAACGGAAGATTAGCAGCTGTAGGTTCTGGTCCATTTCCTAGGGTGCAAAATGACATGGAAACCCAAATCCACAACATTGAGCAAGAAGCATACACCTCTGTTCTGCGGGCTTTTAAAGCTCAATCTGATGCAATTACTTGG GAAAAAGAAAGTTTAATTACAGAGCTTAGGAAGGAGCTCCGTGTATCAGATGAAGAACACAGAGAACTTCTATCCAGGGTCAACGCCGATGACATCATCCGCGAGATAAG GGAGTGGAGAAAGACAAGTGGACTCCAACCAGGCGCAGTAAATACTTCTCAACCGGTTCACGACCACATACCCAGCCCTACTGTTTCTGCTCCTCATAAGAAACAAAAAACTTCACAATCTGTAGCTTCGTTATCATTGGGTGCACCATCACCAATAGTTCAACCATCGTCATCCACGGCGAGGCAAGGACCTCCATCAGGAGGAAAGACTAAAAAGCCAAAATCA TTACCTTCTACAGGTCTTGCTAGCAGAAGCCAGGTCACTAATCGGGGGGGTTGTTCAGGTGCCTTCGCAACAAATCAGCCTCCTGAAGCAACCTCTTATGATCCTATGATCGGAAGGAAGGTTTGGACAAGGTGGCCTGACGACAACCACTTCTACGAAGCTGTTATTACTGATTATAATGCATCCGAG GGTCGGCATGCCTTGGTCTATGATATGAATGCAAGAAATGAGACCTGGGAATGGGTCAATCTAAAAGAG ATATCTCCTAAAGATATTCGATGGGAAGGTGAAGATCCTGGAATATCCCAAAGAGGTGTTCGGGCTGGTCCAGGTAGAGGGATAAAGAAGTCTGTGTCTCGTGGTGGTGCCGTTACAGTTGTTGGGAGAGGTAGGGGAATGACAAAGGTTCTTAAGAAAAATTTCATTTCATCACAAACAAATGGGAGCAGGAGGAAACCTACAAGTGATATTGAGTTACTCCACACAGATACCCTTATCAAGGAG GTTGAAAAGATTTTTAGCGCCAATCATCCGGATCCGGTAGATATGGAGAAAGCAAAGAAAATGCTCAAA GAACATGAACAAGCTCTTGTTAATGCAATTGCCAGGCTCGGGGATGCATCTGACGGTGAAAGTG ATGGAGAGCCTCCATTTTCCCAAGTACAGTCCACAGATCGGGAAATAGGGCGGAAGAAGCGAAAGCATGATCATTTGGGTGGTGTTTCTGTTGGCAAGTTGCCGACGGATGGCAGTGCTTCGTCTGCTCACCCACGTGAAGACAGACATTATAGATGA
- the LOC130950495 gene encoding protein EMSY-LIKE 3 isoform X1: protein MEFDRSDSSGTDDDFPPSHRNKFKQADHATGNGRLAAVGSGPFPRVQNDMETQIHNIEQEAYTSVLRAFKAQSDAITWEKESLITELRKELRVSDEEHRELLSRVNADDIIREIREWRKTSGLQPGAVNTSQPVHDHIPSPTVSAPHKKQKTSQSVASLSLGAPSPIVQPSSSTARQGPPSGGKTKKPKSLPSTGLASRSQVTNRGGCSGAFATNQPPEATSYDPMIGRKVWTRWPDDNHFYEAVITDYNASEGRHALVYDMNARNETWEWVNLKEISPKDIRWEGEDPGISQRGVRAGPGRGIKKSVSRGGAVTVVGRGRGMTKVLKKNFISSQTNGSRRKPTSDIELLHTDTLIKEVEKIFSANHPDPVDMEKAKKMLKEHEQALVNAIARLGDASDGESDGEPPFSQVQSTDREIGRKKRKHDHLGGVSVGKLPTDGSASSAHPREDRHYR, encoded by the exons ATGGAATTTGATCGCTCCGATAGCAGTG GAACAGATGATGATTTTCCTCCTTCCCATCGAAACAAATTCAAACAAGCAGATCATGCAACCGGAAACGGAAGATTAGCAGCTGTAGGTTCTGGTCCATTTCCTAGGGTGCAAAATGACATGGAAACCCAAATCCACAACATTGAGCAAGAAGCATACACCTCTGTTCTGCGGGCTTTTAAAGCTCAATCTGATGCAATTACTTGG GAAAAAGAAAGTTTAATTACAGAGCTTAGGAAGGAGCTCCGTGTATCAGATGAAGAACACAGAGAACTTCTATCCAGGGTCAACGCCGATGACATCATCCGCGAGATAAG GGAGTGGAGAAAGACAAGTGGACTCCAACCAGGCGCAGTAAATACTTCTCAACCGGTTCACGACCACATACCCAGCCCTACTGTTTCTGCTCCTCATAAGAAACAAAAAACTTCACAATCTGTAGCTTCGTTATCATTGGGTGCACCATCACCAATAGTTCAACCATCGTCATCCACGGCGAGGCAAGGACCTCCATCAGGAGGAAAGACTAAAAAGCCAAAATCA TTACCTTCTACAGGTCTTGCTAGCAGAAGCCAGGTCACTAATCGGGGGGGTTGTTCAGGTGCCTTCGCAACAAATCAGCCTCCTGAAGCAACCTCTTATGATCCTATGATCGGAAGGAAGGTTTGGACAAGGTGGCCTGACGACAACCACTTCTACGAAGCTGTTATTACTGATTATAATGCATCCGAG GGTCGGCATGCCTTGGTCTATGATATGAATGCAAGAAATGAGACCTGGGAATGGGTCAATCTAAAAGAG ATATCTCCTAAAGATATTCGATGGGAAGGTGAAGATCCTGGAATATCCCAAAGAGGTGTTCGGGCTGGTCCAGGTAGAGGGATAAAGAAGTCTGTGTCTCGTGGTGGTGCCGTTACAGTTGTTGGGAGAGGTAGGGGAATGACAAAGGTTCTTAAGAAAAATTTCATTTCATCACAAACAAATGGGAGCAGGAGGAAACCTACAAGTGATATTGAGTTACTCCACACAGATACCCTTATCAAGGAG GTTGAAAAGATTTTTAGCGCCAATCATCCGGATCCGGTAGATATGGAGAAAGCAAAGAAAATGCTCAAA GAACATGAACAAGCTCTTGTTAATGCAATTGCCAGGCTCGGGGATGCATCTGACGGTGAAAGTG ATGGAGAGCCTCCATTTTCCCAAGTACAGTCCACAGATCGGGAAATAGGGCGGAAGAAGCGAAAGCATGATCATTTGGGTGGTGTTTCTGTTGGCAAGTTGCCGACGGATGGCAGTGCTTCGTCTGCTCACCCACGTGAAGACAGACATTATAGATGA